The Paenarthrobacter aurescens region CCAGGCTCGGCGCACCGCCGGTGCCCATGATGAGGCGGGATCCGAGCTCCACGCCATCGATCACCAGGGCGTCTCTGCCCAGCCCGGTGGCGGGAACGTCGGTGGTGCGAACGTCAACGTTTGATGTTGTCATGGTTCAGCCTCCTTGGACTGCTGTTACGAGTTCGAGTTCGTCTCCGTCGGCGAGCGCTGTTGCGGCCCATTGGCTGCGCGGCACCACCTCGGAGTTACGTGCGACGGCGACACCCAGCTTCCCGCCGTCGGCCGCCTGTCCGCTTGGGTCCAGGGCGCGGCCGGTGATGGAGGTGACGAGAGTGCTGACGGAGGCGTCATCGGAGACTGCATGATCGGTTCCGTTGAGTTTGATGTTCATGCGGATTCCTTGGTGGGGGTTGATGCTGATGGTGTGGGCAGTGCGGGAAGGGAAGCGGTGTTGGTGAAACGATCGGGGCGGAAGGGCGCCCAACGCGGGTCCGTGGAACCGTTGAGGAGATCCCCCGCGATTTTGGCGGCCACTGGTGTCAGCAGCACTCCGTGGCGGAAGAAGCCCGTGGCAACGATCAGGCCGGCAACCTCTCCTGTGTCACTTGTAACCCTGCCCAGGAGGGGTGCGTTGTCCGGGGTCCCGGGGCGGGCCCGGGCAGTTGCCTCCAGGAGTTCCAACTCGGCCACGGCGGGCACCAGAACCTGGGCATCCCTGAGCAGCTGGTAGACGCCACCTGCAGAAACAGCGTTGGATGGCGCTGACAATCCGTCCTCACGTTGTGTCGCGCCAATCACCACAGTGCCATCGTCCCGGGGCACGATGTAGACCGGCACTCCCCGAACCATCCCCCGGATGGTGGAGGAGACCAGCGGCCGCAGGTGCGCAGGAACGCGAAGCCGGAGAATGTCGCCATAGACAGGTCTCACCGG contains the following coding sequences:
- the thiS gene encoding sulfur carrier protein ThiS, with protein sequence MNIKLNGTDHAVSDDASVSTLVTSITGRALDPSGQAADGGKLGVAVARNSEVVPRSQWAATALADGDELELVTAVQGG